In the Limanda limanda chromosome 15, fLimLim1.1, whole genome shotgun sequence genome, gtaatgtcacaTAAATGTACCTTTGATATTACAATCGATTCTGATAACGTCTGGGGTAAATATCTGACGATGTACTGTCAGAGGTGTAGCATCATGATGGAGAGTTGCTCTCTACACTAAAGCAGACTGTGGTGGTCTTTCACAAATTCAGAATTCTCTTTCCATCCATCAGTCTCTGGCcacttttctttccctttcaAGTTGGGTGAACACGAGACATGCGGTCCTGCTTTGCAGTCAGACATCAGAGCCATGCATCCTACCTGAAGCGGGCCGATCTGTCCTGCAGAACAGCTCCCTCCATGCCGTGTCCATGAAGATGGTGTTGAACTTGCTGTCAAAGGAGGCCACGTACTTTGCCAGGGGATGAGAACCTGTGCACAAGAAGAAAATGCTCATATTtacaacaaatataaaaatgggTAGCGTGTTCTGGCTGGTATTTCCAATAACCCTCTGCACTAATCCTGACTGACATACCTATGGGGATCACCAGAAAGCGTATGTAACTGAGCCAGTCAGGGGTCTTGTTGGCCAGCTGCTCCACGAAGAACCTCAGGATGGTGCTGAGGTAACTCTGGTCGCCGGCCACTGCCACCTTCATCGTCGACGGGGTCTGTGCGTTGCAGTTGCAGCTGCAAGGGTTAAGgtcagaaagaaagagaaagtatttaagagaaagggagagagagagagagctaactCATAAAAGATGTGGgtcacagagtgtgtgtgtgggagaaatTATGAGTGTCTGAATGATCTTCAGGGGTTTTCCAGGTTTTAAACCGGTCTTTCCTCTTTTGAAAGCCGGATTATGTCGTACGTTATAATTTGAAATACtagatacttgcaagtatctgCACGTCTCCTCAAGTTAAACCAAACATTACAGCAGCTTTAAGGACTTTGTTGCTAAACAATTTAGGAAGTGAGACATTAAGGGTTTTCCATTTGCAGAAAAAGACCTGTTCTGCTTAGGCTCCGTGACAACATTTGAGGAAACACCCAGCAGCCAGCTAAACCGTGAGTGAGTGACACATTAACAGAGATGTACAAGACTCTACATGACGAGGCCCCAGCTGGAGTAAACACACTGAGGAGCAGGtgtggagagagggggagagttGCAGTTTGGCAGATTTAAAGAGAAAACAGGTTTAACAGAAGCAACACGGCAGAGCGAAACAGCCTCATCTGCAATTGACACGGCTTCCTGAGGGGACACAGGCGAGCAGATGggtccaaaaacaaaacaacaaaaaaaaagagagaagaaattgTAGTTCAGCTTTCAagagaaaacagacacattttgaTTGAATGGGTTCACAGGCGGAGAGCACTTGAGCAGCGTGAGGGATGGCGTCCTGGAATTCTCTGGCGGCAagccacaacaaacacacattgttgtTTGGCGAAGACGACTCCCAGGATTACAACCGGCAAAATCATACTCTCTGATGGCTTGAGTCATTCAACCAATGCGTGTgttatgtgtgcatgtgactcaCAATCTCTGGATGCGAGTAACGATAGTGTTGAAGGCAGCCTGAACATCGGCAGCAGAGCAGGTGGACACAATGGGCTGGGCCTGTTCGTGGAGCAACTCGGCCACAtactgcacagaaacacacgcgAGAGGGACACGATGAGTTCATGGGGGAATAAAAGAGGAAGGGTTGATTGGGCTGGAGagacagcaggaaaaacacGCTACTGGGGATACACAGTGTACATCCCATGAACAATACGTCCTGTCTTAATGCGAGATGAAGGTCAACATGTTGTGTATAGGAAAGCACACACCTGTCCTTGCCACTCCATGGTGTTGATGAGGATGATGCTCTCTGGAAGGCGTTCGTCAGAGATGAGGATCTGGTTCAGTTGGTCGTACACAGACTTCCTGGGAACCTTTGGCACAAATGAGAAACAGAGAGTCTAAAAACATCTGTGAAGAACAGATCCGCGGCTTGATATTCCATCCGTGTGTGTCGCTCACCTGCGCTATGAGCCGTGATTCTGGGGAGTACTCGCTCTCCATGCTGCTGGTTCTGTCGCTCTGGGCCTTGGagttctgtctgtctttcatgGAGGTGCTGCGAGGACGCCTCTGCAGCTTGTTCTCAACTTTACTGAGAAAGAGAGTAAACCGGGGAAGTGTGAAATACACAACAGAGCAACAAAgctaaacaaacacattgaccCGTTAAGGTCCGGTGTGCTGTGGGGTGTGCATGTCTCAACCTTTAGAGCCAGATtacacacatgtttttcatcaagttTCATAGTTTTGTGTGCGACTGATGCAATATATAGTGATTTAATCAAAATACCCgggggaaaagaaaaatgtattgtggTCGTTTGTTAGCACAGTGGCGTTTCAGACAGTGACCGACGAactatgaaaacaacaatgaagaaTATTCAGACAGAGACGGGGCTGAGAAATTTaagtttttgtaaatgttgacAATTCTGTCAGCTCTTCAGAAACCTTGaggttttaagttttaattttcaaaCAACATTTAGGTTTTAGAATGCGGTTTTATTCCAACCCTTAAGTCTTAAAACCTAAAAACCCTAACATAACTTTCATTATAAAGTTCATGCATGATGACATAACACTACTGAGAGTGTATGTGTCCAGATGTAAGACATTTACCTGGGAGACATGTGGTTTTGGGACTCTGTCTTGCAGAGCTTGCCAACAGTGGTCATTCGTTCAGTGTTGACATCCCAGGTGCTCACCTCCCCTGGCCCTGGCCCCGGCCCTGGCCCATTGTCTTCAGCCTCTGGCTCCTGAACCAAAAGGAGAGGGGGAGCAAAGATGAGCCAAGAAAATGATGTTTATGATACAACACTGGCATGGTCACATCCCGTCAAACTAGACCAGATTCCTCCTCAGGTTTCAGGTGTATTCCTTATTCTGTCTGAGTGGAGAATAAGCAGCCAGCATTTTAAGGAGAAGAGTTGAGAAACAGTGGGGGTGTGGAGGGAGGTCGAGAGGTGCTGGCATGCTGAATTATTCAGCTGAGCTGCTGAGGTTGGAGATAATGATGCAAGCGCTCCTCGACAGATGAGATAAAAAGTTGTGGTCTCTTAGCAGGTGGCGGAGGAAACactgctcctgcagctcagatATTCAGATTGATCTGGGTTATTGAACCAGGGAGATGATCGGACGGCGTGCAGCTCAGAAGGGGAGCCGGGGGTCAGAGAAACAGGTTAGACAGACCCGACAGCACAAAGgcgaaaacaaacacaaacatctctccTTCGATCGCCGCCAGTCAAGACTCCTCCTGCATGGTGCTGCCTTCCCTGATCCATAATGGATGGCTAAGGCTGCTTGGTGTGCTCGCCCTTACATAAACCCTCCCTCTGTGATTTCtcttggaaaaacaacaaagacccATGGGAGGAAAGAGCACTCAAGTGGACGGGATGGGGGGTCAGAAAAGACAAATCCGAGTAAGAGTTGCTCAAGGGGGATTTAGCTtgagaaaaaaggaaactaGTGTTGTTCCAAAAACATACCACAACAGTCGGATCTGTGGGGCTGTCGTCTTGATACCGAGCTCCTTGTACTTTACATCTGTCCACAGTCAGAAAGTCTCCACTCTGCAGgggaaacacacatacacacacacacatacattaaaaCAATGTAACAATGGAAGTCACTTCTCCGATCTATCTATTAATTCATCTAATAATTCCTGaaatctttgtctgtctgtgtgtggagccCAGATCTGGAGAACCGTTCATTtgatcagcttcacacttgccATTTGTATGGTTAATACCCAAGTAAGAGCAGTGTTGAATTAGGTGCGATTTGAATTGGAGGCATTCAGTAAATAaactatgaaaaaaaaagaggtgtcaAGCACTCTGTAGCAGCGGTAGCTAGGACTCATTAACGTCAGCGATGTCAAAATAATGCTATGGTCCATCTGTTCAGATTTACCAGTTTCTCATTGTGTCCCAACAAAGTCCAGCTTGGTGACAGCGGCGGAGTATAAATATCTCTAAAAGCTTCTAAATGTTTCACTACCACTGTGTACTAATACTATATGAGCTTCCAAAGTATAAATGAGACATTTATGTGTTCAGGTTTACGCGACTAAGTGTTTAAGTGCATCTCCTATGATCTACTTAATTCATTTCAATATCACTTCAAAGACCTTACATTTTGTCTCGCAGACATTTTTTACAAGTTCAGCCTGGGACATTTATTGGGTAAAATGGAGGACTATAGCAGTCTGCAGTGCTCCGGGCTGTTTTATTACAGGCTAAAATGGATTCCCAGATATTTATAAACAGCACTCCCTCTATCGCCATCAGACTCAACacgtctccctctttctctgcccTTGTTGATTCCAATGGGCCATAAATCTGAGCAGGAATTCAGGGACAGCAACAGTCAATCTTTTCCCTGTGCATGGCAGCatatttgtatctgtgtgtgtctgtgtacgtgggtgaatgagtgtgtgtgtgtgttgatggtggtggtggagaggTCAGTGGGTGTCAGTCCCTATAAATACTGCAGGACTACAGGGGTGCATAGGATAAGGACCACAGGCCCCGTTCTCTTTTGCAGGGTGGGGACATTGCCCTCGTGCTCAGAATATCTTGGCTGTCTTATCATGGACCTTGGGAATCCCTGAACCACAATAAGCACAGAAGAGCGCTAGATATTTAAACACCTCTAACCATGGGCCATTCCTTTACATAACACTGTTTACATAAAAAAGAACCTCAGCAGAAATCTAGGGGGAAGAACCTAAGGGGTAAACAGTGGAGCTGAGAGGCATGAAAGAGGCCTGTTGATGGAGTGGCTGATCAACTTACAGGACATGACAGCTCTCTCTGCTGACTTTTCTGGCTGTGTATGCTTCCAATTTCTGTCTGAGAACTGGAGTGAGACATCCCTTCAAAAAACGGcctaaaaacacaaatagaaagatttgaattaaaaacaacaactaacagcatggaaataatgttttttaaaaaaaagttaattgagAGGTATCAATGAgagctttttcaaaaataacaatttcttCAATGTTTTcgaacaaatcaaacaaatttgTAGACGCAAATTCTgatatttcaaaaataattaagtTATATTAgaagaataaagtcgtaatagGGAAGAAAGTCGTAATATTTAAAGggaaaaataatcataatatgACTAGCATAAAGTCGTATAATGAGAAAAAACTCATTACAAAAGTTAAGGCATTATGTAATGagaaaaaaggtcataaaatTATGAGGATAAATAGTAACAGTCACAATATTAACCTGATAGTCCTGATAATTGTGATAATATGTTGTTTATATGCAAAAAACATtacatattttgttatttgtgaagtATAACTTGAGGTTGTAGCCTAAAATTTAGactttattctttttataaTAATACTTTATTCTCAAACCCCCCACCCTTTTAAGTGGCCTTAATTCTCCATCATTATGtgaataatatgaatatttcaGTCAATAGAATTATTAGATATATTAGATTTAAAGAGGTTGAGTGCAGACATActtgagtttaggtttaggtgtgCTAAGGACGCTCTCGTTATCCTCCATCTCTGGCCCGCTGTCGCTCTGGTTGTACACTTCAAGACTGTCGTAGAGTAAGTCCAgatcctcctccacctcctgggTCTGGTCTACAGGGTCAGAGTCCAGGACCTACCGCACAGGATAGACACATCATTAACACATCAGCACACTGTAATCAGGGATTTGTCATTATGGCCGtggattaaataaatgtagGGAGTGACTGGTGCTATGCATTAGCTAATCACTTTCACAGCTGGGTTAATGGAGCTTAAAGAATGAACAAGAGCACTGGcggctgtaaaacaaacagaaaaacaagctaTGCCATAAATACATCCCTGCCTCGGCCATAAGCAGGCCACGTAGAAGGTAAGTGAGTGCTTGAACAGAGAGCTAAGGTGATGTGCCTTGATCTACCCGCTGCACAGTGGGGATGTATATCATAGAAACTGAACACAGCCAGGCCTTGTGGACTAATCAGGTGATTAATGCCACTCCATAAGTGCAGGAGCTGGCAGGGAGCAGATAAACACAGTCtgtccactctcctcctcccggCCATGTATTAATAGAACTGTAACCCTGCACACTGACTAGCCACAAGGAAGAGATTAGAGATAGGGAATGTGATGAAAGATCACCGGGCCACCTGGAGCTTCCAGAACCATCCAGCGAGGCTGATGGCCTCGAGGCTCCTATAGGCATCAGTGGGTTAAACCTTATAAATATGTCTCTTTGTGCGGATGGCTTAAAGTAAACATAAACCTAAAGGGAAGAGTGAAAAGGCACAGCACGTCCTCATTCAGAGTGGAAACCTACCTCTTTTTGGGTTCAGAAGAAGAAATGGAACTAATACTCCTATAGGTTCCACAATTTGCTAGTAGTTATATGTATAATGGCCTAATGCAGATTAAGTAGCGGGGTACATGCAGTTGCACACAAATGTTCGACATCCGGCCGATGACCTGATTAGAAGCTTTTATGTAGAATCCAGAAACACTTCACATTCACACTcgagaagaaaaacactaaCCTAAAATAGGACAAGCCTCTGAGCCTACATTTATCATTAGATTAACTGGTAGAGAATATGGCCGTTAATGGATTCTGCATACGGATTGCAGCTAATGGCAAAGTATGAATCATACATCAATGAACACGGAGGTAAGGCAGCCTAGCATTATAATGACGCTTGTACCTCTGCTGTGGCACTGATTTCTTCACAGACAATGCTCCTGCAGACTGGAGCACGCTAGAACTACAGattagtccccccccccaagtgCAATTTAATAACTGAAATGTATTGAAGCTGACTCACTGAAGTATTCATAACAGAAGGATGGAGAAATTCCAGGAGGCTGCACAGGGAAGGATGCTTCCTGCTCTAAATTTCAACACACTGTTTGCTGCTTTGACATGGAACACAATCTCCTGGGTGTCGATCAAACAGAAGGCAACTCTCCTTTTCTGCAACTCACCTCATCTGTCACCTTGAACCTCTTAAGCAAGGCCACGAACTTCTGCTTGAAGTTGGGTTGCTGTAACGGGAAACAGAAAGCATACAGTTATGATGAaaacaacccccccaccacccaaaAGGGAAAGGCTGTCCTGATTAAATAAGCATGACAGCTGGGCTCAGGCTTTTCAGTTCTCCAGTAACTGTCCACTGGATTACTCATTCACAGCGACTCCACGTAAAGACCATTATAATCAGTCCAGTGAACCCAGTGTTCATTTACATGCTCATCCACATCGTCCTAATGGCTTGGGCAAATGGAAGACAGAGTGTACTTTCTCTTAAAAGCTGGTCTGACAGCGAAGACAGATCTTGTGTTATAGTCAATGAGTGGCGAGCAAAAAAGGATGAGGCGGCAACTAACCCTGGTCATGGAGGTTGTCCGGATCATTTTCCTCCGGGCTTTCTTGGGCTTCCTGACCTCGTCGTCTTCGTCATAAAGATCCTAAAGTGTAGACAAGAAGGATAAAATATCTGTAATATatcaaactaaaattaaaaaatctctTCACTTACTTGCTATCAAAGCTATGTAACAGCACGTACTGTGCGACAAGGATTTTATTCCTTTAATTCACTGAATCTCTTATATGTATTTGGTTTCACTGGGTATTGCAGATTTGTATGCACCCAAGTCATTTCTGGCACTGACCTGGCCATGAACTGCGTCATCACTGGCTTCTTGCTCTGAAGAGTAGCTGTCATCATCCTCCTCAGAATAATTATCCATGTCTGGGGAGCGGTCTGAGATGAGAAAGCACAGAAACACGTCAGGATATTAAGATACACATCTAGACAGCATTACAGCCATACAGATTTAAATTTGCAAGTTTCCCACAGACACATCTTTTTAAATTTAGGCTTAGGAGAGATAGAGTTTGTTCGGTGAACGAAAAGACAAGTAGAAATCCGAAGGTCGCAGCCTTATTAGTGCTGAAACTCAAACTCAATCTTTTGGAATAAAAAAGCCCTGAAGGAACCAATTCGTTCTGAGTGAAATCCAACCTTCTAAATGCACTTTTTCGGTAAATGTTGTTCTTCCATCACATTGGAAGGtaaaagggtttttatttacaaaacagTATTATTCTCTTATGATGTAAATAATGCTTTATGTCTGTTGTTTATTAATCACAAATATCAAACTAAGTTAAAGAAATTGGTTGCCACTTAATCCATGAAAGATATTAAATGTATTCGGTGGGGCTAAAGTTGTACAATTTCCTGTCGTTCATCATTTCATCTTGCCCTCTTGGCAAGAGTAAtgaacaaaatataatttacagtTATGTAAAACATATTCCTACCACATAATTAAAGGCAAAATTTTACTGCTGCGGAAATGTAATGAAACTCGTGTTGTATGCAAATGAGGCCATAGAGCTCTCTTTGAGTGATTCATTTTAGTGGTAGTGAGGTAGATTTCCCTGTGTGTCAGGTGatggatcttttttttcttttacagcttATTCAGACTTCCTCCTTGCCTGTGAAACATCCTGTTCTATGTCCCTAGAAGAGAATGAATATTATTAAGGATCACTGCATAGGGGTGAAAGATAAACATCTTCCCCTTCCCTCAGAGTGACACTCGTTTAATACTCGGTGCATGAGCTCATCTGTTATGTTTGAGCGGCCTCCTTAATAACATCCAGAGCAGCGAGGGATCAGCATAGCAGGACGAAGGCGTGGAGCGAGAGCAGGGCTCAATATTCCCCCCTGCCCAGAAATAAAGCAGTGTAAGGTAATAGGCCCTACATCTGTTCAGCTCTCGAATCGACATTACAACCATAGCTGAAGAAAATAACATATCCTTGGCAATAGGTTGGCCTGGGATTAATAGAGTTTATTCTGTCCACGGTTGGGAAATAGAAGCCATGTGcaaggagggaagagagaggccTGGGCAGGGACGGCTGGCTCTAGGGTGACGGCTGAAATTACACACAGGATTTGGCCGGGCAGTACGAGTACAGGCctgtcaaaaaacacatttgggtGGGACGGGATATGGCTGTGCCCACCTGAGGTTTTAGTCTTGCGGCCAGCTTGGACGCTTCCGTCCTCGTGGTCGATGGGCTGGCTGGACAGAGAGTACACGCTGATCTCTGCCACGCGCACTGGCGCCTCCTTCACGTTGCTATGGAGACCCAGAATTTGACCTCCGTCTGTCGGGTGTTGCATCACCTGGACATAGGAAGATTAAAAATGAGGTCACTGATTTTAAAAAGATAAACTTATATAAGACACCAGTTTCATTCTATCCCTCTCCTGCGTCGTCACAGATCATATTATCTTTTGCTGAATGAATACAACACAGGGTCTGATAACTGGACTTCATCTGCCTCAGCATCAAGTCCTCCTTAGCTCAGATGCCTTCGGGTTTTGTATAATTCCTGCTTCTTTCTGTCAATCAGTAGAGTCATGTGGAAGTCACATGGAACAAATCTTTCGGCAGAAGGGAGGCAAGATGGGAGAATTGTATCTGAGGAAATACTGAACCAACAGAGATGACGACAGCTTCTGTTACTGCTTTACAAGCACAGAGATTTACCAACTGATGACAAGCTGACAGCTATGTTATCTCCACATAAATCTTCATTAGCACAATACTGCTTCCCCATTCAGAGAGTCTGAACCCGAGCATTTTTGTGCCTATCATCCAGTATGACACAGTTGGTAAAGTGTT is a window encoding:
- the zmp:0000000755 gene encoding phosphofurin acidic cluster sorting protein 2 yields the protein MMAAAVERGVVRAALLNPSSGGGGGPAPTMLPAGALAGAVLLGSGSGSMPVPMNLFATWEIDRSSPSCVPRLCSLTLKKLVVLKELDKELNSLSIAVKIQGSKRLLRSNEYILPPSGLMETDLELTFSLQYPHFLKRDANRLQIMLQRRKRYKNRTILGFKTLAVGVINMAEVMQHPTDGGQILGLHSNVKEAPVRVAEISVYSLSSQPIDHEDGSVQAGRKTKTSDRSPDMDNYSEEDDDSYSSEQEASDDAVHGQDLYDEDDEVRKPKKARRKMIRTTSMTRQPNFKQKFVALLKRFKVTDEVLDSDPVDQTQEVEEDLDLLYDSLEVYNQSDSGPEMEDNESVLSTPKPKLKPFFEGMSHSSSQTEIGSIHSQKSQQRELSCPSGDFLTVDRCKVQGARYQDDSPTDPTVVEPEAEDNGPGPGPGPGEVSTWDVNTERMTTVGKLCKTESQNHMSPSKVENKLQRRPRSTSMKDRQNSKAQSDRTSSMESEYSPESRLIAQVPRKSVYDQLNQILISDERLPESIILINTMEWQGQYVAELLHEQAQPIVSTCSAADVQAAFNTIVTRIQRFCNCNAQTPSTMKVAVAGDQSYLSTILRFFVEQLANKTPDWLSYIRFLVIPIGSHPLAKYVASFDSKFNTIFMDTAWRELFCRTDRPASDNIDVAGRVVQYLAGANVSHQFPISEAMLTYKQKSPDEDSCQKFVPFIGVVKVGIVEQSLSTSVDSDDAMGGNISILSSPTPPSAGLYGKEIGGTPPQSPSVSTALSGAGSPCSGNEVMGLQVDYWTVQGPEKKKEGEKRDVGLKNTLKSNFRSLQVSRLPCGGELTPPPSMAMTVVTKEKNKKVIFLSKKPKEKELDSKSQVIDGISRLICTAKHQHTMLRVTIDGVEWNDVKFFQLAAQWPTHVKHFPVGIFGYTKPV